Within Mongoliitalea daihaiensis, the genomic segment GATTTAAGAAAAAAATCCATTAGTCCACAGATTACGCAGATTTCAAGGATTTTTTTTATGACTGTTGGTTTGCTTATTCATGAGTTTGATTCTGTTGCTGAGTTGTTTTTGAAATTTGGGTACAAAGCTTCAAGATTACCACAAATGCAAAATCAAATTCTGATAGCTAGCGGGACAAAAATCTAAAATCCATTAGTCCACAGATTACGCAGATTTCAAGGATTTTTTTTATGACTGTTGGTTTGCTTATTCATGAGTTTGATTCTGTTGCTGAGTTGTTTTTGAAATTTGAGCGCAAAACTTCAAGATTACCACAAATGCAAAATCAAATTCTGATAGCTAGCGGGACAAAAATCTAAAATCTAAAATCTAAAATCTAAGATCTAAAATCTAAAATTCAAAATCCCCCATTTCCTCTTTTATCCCAATCGAATTCCTGGCTCTTGAGTCTAAACTCTAGTATCTCGCATCTCGCTTCTCACTTCACCAACCCAAATCTCTCTGCCGCTTCCTTCCTAGAAAAAGCATTGAAATGCCACCATTCGGAACCTATGCCAGTGAAGCCACCGTATTGCATGACTTTGCGGAGAATTTCTCGGTTATTGATATGTTCTTGGGTAATTTTGCCTTCACGGAGCATCTGTTGCTCTCGGTCAGGGTAGGCAGGATAGCCAAAAAAGTCAAAGGGTGTACCCATATCCAACGCTTCTCCTGTTTCTCGATAGGCTAAGGTCAGGTCTACAGCTACACCGTAATTGTGTAGGCCTCCAACTTTTGGGTCGGCTACATACAGGGGCTTGATGCTATCGGGCTTGTCTAGGTTGTCCCACAGAATTTGTTGCACCCGTACAGGTCGTACCCCATCGTAAACTAAGAAAGTTAGCTCGGGGTGTTCCTCTTGGAGTTTTTCATGCGCTTTTTTCAACATATCGGCGACTATTGGCTGAACATAGCATCTGTAGAGATCACCGTATACATCCTTGCCGAAGAAATTGTCTTCGGTAGAATATTTCAAGTCAACAAAAATTCCTGATATAACTGCTTCTACATCCACTAAGCCGGCATCTATAAGGCTTTGTTCGAGTGCGCCTACTTGATCTACTATTTGAAACTGCTCATCACCAATGCTGACCAAATCATTGAAGTCCACACCAGTGGCAGTGGTTTCAGTCATTTTAGTTTCGCAGGCAAAAAGAAGGATCAGGGACAGGAGAGTGAGGGTACGGATGGAAGCATTCATAAGTTTGGGAGATCTGTTAAGGAAGATTTTTCTTGATAACGGTAGCAGAAGCTTGGGCAGTGGGAAGCATAACGATATCCGCCAATACCACATGCGGAGGTCTACTTACGGCGAAGGCGATGGTCTCCGCAATATCTTCGGGAGTTAAGGGTTGGTATCCCTGATACACTGTTTGTGCACGCTCGCTATCACCTTTGAAGCGAACAAGGGAGAATTCTGTCTCTACCAAGCCTGGGTGGACTCCAATAACACGGATGCCGAATGGATTCAGGTCCATGCGCATTCCATTCGTGATGGCATCAACCGCGTGTTTGGAGGCGCAATAAACATTTCCGTTGGGATAGACTTCTTTTCCTGCAATAGATCCTATATTGACGATGGTCCCTTGGGCTCGTACGATCATCCAAGGCATGATAGCTTTGGACACATATAAGAGTCCTTTGACATTGATATCAATCATGGCGTCCCAGTCCTCGACGGAGCCTTGTTGGATAGGGTCTAATCCATGGGCATTGCCAGCATTGTTGACTAGGACATCAATGAGTTGCCAATGAGCAGGTATGGTAGCAATGGTCTCCTGTACATCTTGTTTATCCCTCACATCAAAGCATAGTTTTAAGCAATCCGCACCTTCTAGACGAAGTTCTTTTTCTAACGCTTGCAAGCGTTCCAATCTTCGACCTGTAGCAATAATGTTATAGCCGATTTGAGCGAGAGAAATGGCAGTAGACCAACCTATGCCGGAGGTTGCACCTGTGATGAATGCAATTTTTCTAGTCATATTTCAAGGAGGATATGTTTAAATGGGTTTACCCACTTTTGGTAAGATACAAAAATATCAGAAGGTTTTAAACTAGCGGAATGATTCTTGAGATTTTGTGAAGATTATGGGGTTAACTGAACATGTAATTGGTTACAATCCGAGATATTTCACTTATTTTTGCAACAGATTTAAAATTTAATCTGCTGATAGTGTAAGACTTATTAGTAATGCATTAAAATTCATCTTAAAATTTTTGATAGAATTTTGAATGTTTCAGAAAAGGATATAATTTTGCCATCCGTTAAGACATCTAAAACAAAGAATTCTTAATGGAAATCAGTTGGGGGAATACCAAAGCGGCCAACTGGGACGGACTGTAAATCCGTTGACTTATGTCTTCACAGGTTCGAATCCTGTTTCCCCCACGACTTACATACAGTTTCTGAAAGGAAACATAAGTTCAAAAGCGGGAGTAGCTCAGTTGGTAGAGCGGCAGCCTTCCAAGCTGCAGGTCGCGGGTTCGAGCCTCGTCTCCCGCTCTATGCTTTTACAGCATGTCTAAGTTTAAGCCGACGTAGCTCAGGGGTAGAGTACTTCCTTGGTAAGGAAGGGGTCACGGGTTCAAATCCCGTCGTTGGCTCTGACAACATAGAAAAATTTACTTATCTATATCTTTAACTAAAACAGAGGATTTTCACACATGGCAAAAGCAACCTTTGACCGTTCCAAACCACACGTAAACGTTGGTACGATTGGTCACGTAGACCATGGAAAGACAACTTTGACTGCTGCCATTACAACAGTATTGGCCAAAAAAGGTCTTTCTGAACTAAGAGATTTCTCTTCTATCGACAACGCTCCAGAAGAAAAAGAAAGAGGTATCACTATCAACACATCACACGTAGAGTATCAGACTGAATCAAGACACTACGCGCACGTAGATTGTCCAGGTCACGCTGACTACGTTAAGAACATGGTAACTGGTGCTGCTCAGATGGATGGCGCTATTCTTGTAGTAGCTGCAACTGACGGACCAATGCCACAAACAAGAGAGCACATTCTTCTTGCTCGTCAAGTAGGTGTACCTGCACTTGTTGTGTTCTTGAACAAAGTGGATATGGTAGATGATCCTGAGCTATTGGAACTTGTTGAGATGGAAGTAAGAGAATTGCTTTCTTTCTACGATTTCGATGGAGACAACATTCCTGTAATCGCTGGTTCTGCCCTTGGTGGTTTGAATGGTGAAGCACAGTGGGAAGATAAAATCATGGAATTGATGGACGCTGTGGATAACCACATTCCACTTCCTGAGCGTTTGGTAGACAAAGATTTCTTGATGCCTGTTGAAGACGTATTCTCTATTACTGGTCGTGGAACTGTAGCTACTGGTAGAATCGAAAGAGGTGTTATCAACTCTGGTGATCCTGTAGATATTATCGGTATGGGTGCTCAAGGGCTGAAGTCTACTGTAACTGGTGTTGAAATGTTCCGTAAGATCCTTGACAGAGGTGAAGCGGGTGACAACGTTGGTCTATTGTTGAGAGGTATTGAAAAGTCTCAAATCAGAAGAGGTATGATTATCTGTAAGCCAGGTTCTGTGAAGCCACATGCTCACTTCAACGCTGAGGTTTACGTACTTTCTAAAGAAGAAGGTGGTCGTCATACGCCATTCTTTAACAAATATCGTCCACAGTTCTATTTAAGAACTACTGACGTAACAGGTGAGATTAAACTTCCTGAGAACGTTGAAATGGTTATGCCAGGTGATAACGTTACCATTGAGGTAAATTTGTTAAACGCTGTTGCTTTGGAAAAAGGTCTACGTTTCGCTATCCGTGAGGGTGGTAGAACAGTAGGTGCTGGTCAGGTAACCGAAATTTTGGACTAATCCGAAGTTTATCATAAATAATTAAATGCGATCCTAAAATTTCTTAGGGTCGCATTTGTTTCTTAAAGGTATTATCAATACTTTTGCAGTCCCTTTTGGGCTCAAATTAATCTACGGGCATAGTTCAATGGCAGAATAGCGGTCTCCAAAACCGTTGATGGGAGTTCGAATCTCTCTGCCCGTGCAAATAGAGTAAAACCATGAACGTTAAAAATTTTGTCATAGAGTCGATTGATGAGATGAAAAACAAGGTCACTTGGCCTACGTATTCATTTCTACAGAACAGTGCTGTTTTGGTGCTGGTTGCCTCATTAATATTTGCCTTGGTAATAGGTATAATTGATTTAGGCTTCGAAAATTTGATGAAGTGGTTTTACGACTTATTCTAATCGCATAAAATTTACTGATGGCTGAACATAAGTGGTACGTACTGCGGGTGGTAGCTGGACAAGAGAAAAAAGCCAAGTCATACTTGGATAATGAAATTGTCCGGAATAAACTCGAGGATTTTATTCCCGAAGTTTTGATTCCTTCCGAGAAAGTTTACGAGATGCGCAATGGCAAAAAGCGAGTCAGAGAGAGAAATTTCTTTCCTGGCTATGTTTTGGTTCATGCGGATTTGACTAATGGTGAGGCTAATCACGTAATTACAAGCATACCGGGTGTAATCGGATTTCTTGGATCAAACCAGGGGGGAGCTTCCAAAACCCCTGAACCATTACGACAATCAGAAGTCAATAGGATCTTAGGTCGTGTTGAGGAGATTGATGAGTTTGCTGAGAAATTGGATACTCCATTTATAGTAGGGGAGACCGTTAAAGTAATGGACGGTCCCTTTAGTGGATTCTCGGGTACAATTGAGGAAGTGTTTGAAGATAAGAAAAAGCTTAACGTTATGGTTAAGATTTTCGGTCGAAACACGCCTGTTGAATTAAACTTTATACAAGTAGAAAAACAAGATTAAGAAATGGCTAAGGAAATCACTGGTTATGTGAAATTACAAGTGAAAGGTGGCCAGGCTAATCCTTCACCTCCGGTAGGTCCTGCTCTTGGTTCCAAGGGTTTGAACATCATGGAGTTCTGTAAGCAATTTAATGCCCGTACCCAAGATAAAATGGGTCAGGTATTGCCTGTCTTGATTACTGTTTTTTCTGACAAATCCTTTGAATTCGTAGTAAAAACTCCTCCAGCTGCAAATATGCTGTTGGAAGCTGCGAAAGTGAAGAGTGGTTCTGCTGAACCAAACAGAAAAAAAGTAGGATCCGTAACATGGGATCAAGTTAAGGAGATTGCTGAAGTGAAAATGCCTGACCTAAACGCTTTCAAAGTGGAATCTGCCATGAAAATGATTGCAGGTACCGCTAGAAGTATGGGTATCACTGTTTCTGGAAAAGCCCCTTGGGAGGAATAAATAAAAAACTATGGCTAAGTTAACAAAAAAGCAAAAAGAAGCTCTTTCTAAGTACGACCCAAGCCAGCAGTACTCCTTAGAGGATGCTTCTAAAATCGTAAAAGATATCACACTGACTAAGTTTGATGCT encodes:
- a CDS encoding M15 family metallopeptidase, producing the protein MNASIRTLTLLSLILLFACETKMTETTATGVDFNDLVSIGDEQFQIVDQVGALEQSLIDAGLVDVEAVISGIFVDLKYSTEDNFFGKDVYGDLYRCYVQPIVADMLKKAHEKLQEEHPELTFLVYDGVRPVRVQQILWDNLDKPDSIKPLYVADPKVGGLHNYGVAVDLTLAYRETGEALDMGTPFDFFGYPAYPDREQQMLREGKITQEHINNREILRKVMQYGGFTGIGSEWWHFNAFSRKEAAERFGLVK
- the rplK gene encoding 50S ribosomal protein L11 yields the protein MAKEITGYVKLQVKGGQANPSPPVGPALGSKGLNIMEFCKQFNARTQDKMGQVLPVLITVFSDKSFEFVVKTPPAANMLLEAAKVKSGSAEPNRKKVGSVTWDQVKEIAEVKMPDLNAFKVESAMKMIAGTARSMGITVSGKAPWEE
- the secE gene encoding preprotein translocase subunit SecE yields the protein MNVKNFVIESIDEMKNKVTWPTYSFLQNSAVLVLVASLIFALVIGIIDLGFENLMKWFYDLF
- the tuf gene encoding elongation factor Tu, producing the protein MAKATFDRSKPHVNVGTIGHVDHGKTTLTAAITTVLAKKGLSELRDFSSIDNAPEEKERGITINTSHVEYQTESRHYAHVDCPGHADYVKNMVTGAAQMDGAILVVAATDGPMPQTREHILLARQVGVPALVVFLNKVDMVDDPELLELVEMEVRELLSFYDFDGDNIPVIAGSALGGLNGEAQWEDKIMELMDAVDNHIPLPERLVDKDFLMPVEDVFSITGRGTVATGRIERGVINSGDPVDIIGMGAQGLKSTVTGVEMFRKILDRGEAGDNVGLLLRGIEKSQIRRGMIICKPGSVKPHAHFNAEVYVLSKEEGGRHTPFFNKYRPQFYLRTTDVTGEIKLPENVEMVMPGDNVTIEVNLLNAVALEKGLRFAIREGGRTVGAGQVTEILD
- the nusG gene encoding transcription termination/antitermination protein NusG; this encodes MAEHKWYVLRVVAGQEKKAKSYLDNEIVRNKLEDFIPEVLIPSEKVYEMRNGKKRVRERNFFPGYVLVHADLTNGEANHVITSIPGVIGFLGSNQGGASKTPEPLRQSEVNRILGRVEEIDEFAEKLDTPFIVGETVKVMDGPFSGFSGTIEEVFEDKKKLNVMVKIFGRNTPVELNFIQVEKQD
- a CDS encoding SDR family NAD(P)-dependent oxidoreductase, coding for MTRKIAFITGATSGIGWSTAISLAQIGYNIIATGRRLERLQALEKELRLEGADCLKLCFDVRDKQDVQETIATIPAHWQLIDVLVNNAGNAHGLDPIQQGSVEDWDAMIDINVKGLLYVSKAIMPWMIVRAQGTIVNIGSIAGKEVYPNGNVYCASKHAVDAITNGMRMDLNPFGIRVIGVHPGLVETEFSLVRFKGDSERAQTVYQGYQPLTPEDIAETIAFAVSRPPHVVLADIVMLPTAQASATVIKKNLP